The following proteins come from a genomic window of Nostoc sp. ATCC 53789:
- a CDS encoding alkaline phosphatase, with amino-acid sequence MESHNSLRLNRRQFLLRSAITAGGIISTNFVSKSQVFAEAPAIITSDKMRPAIPYGVASGDISNDSIVIWSRSDRPAKMIVEYSTSESFKNVQRVVGPNALQNSDFTARLYLRNLPPDQQLFYRVIFQDLDYKGTYSAPVKGSFRTPPKFGRDIFFVWGGDTAGQGWGINPDFGGMKIYETMRQLNPDFFIHSGDNIYADGPIQSEVKLDDGTIWKNITTPEKSKVAETLTEFRGNYIYNLLDENIKRFNAEVPILAQWDDHETRNNWYPGQTILNDDRYIVKDVNLLAKRARQAFLEYLPIGYTTNEPDKAKIYRFFKHGPLLDIFMLDERTYRGPNSPNNQPVPSKDTEFTGRTQIQWLKRQLLSSKATWKVIASDMPLGLIVRDGSTNFEAWANGDGPALGRELELADLLRFIKNKNIQNVVWLTADVHYAAAHYYDPSKAQFTDFKPFWEFVAGPLNSGTFGPNQLENTFGPQLIFQSLPPGTKANRPPSEGLQFFGGVKIDAYTKVMTVTLRNLAGETVYSVDLPPEK; translated from the coding sequence ATGGAATCTCATAACTCATTGAGGCTAAACCGTCGCCAGTTTTTGCTACGTTCAGCGATTACGGCAGGTGGGATTATATCCACCAATTTTGTATCAAAATCACAAGTTTTTGCTGAAGCACCTGCAATTATCACCTCAGATAAAATGCGTCCTGCTATACCTTATGGCGTAGCTAGCGGAGATATTTCTAACGATAGTATTGTTATTTGGAGTCGTAGCGATCGCCCCGCCAAAATGATCGTAGAATACTCTACCAGCGAATCTTTTAAAAATGTGCAGCGAGTTGTCGGGCCCAATGCTTTACAAAATAGCGACTTTACAGCACGACTTTATCTGAGAAACCTGCCACCAGACCAACAATTATTTTATCGGGTAATCTTCCAAGACTTAGATTATAAAGGCACTTACAGCGCTCCTGTCAAAGGCTCTTTCCGAACTCCCCCCAAATTTGGGCGAGATATATTCTTTGTTTGGGGTGGCGACACCGCCGGTCAGGGATGGGGTATTAATCCTGATTTTGGTGGGATGAAAATTTACGAAACCATGCGTCAACTTAATCCCGACTTTTTCATTCACTCTGGCGATAATATTTATGCTGATGGCCCCATTCAATCAGAAGTGAAGCTAGACGACGGCACAATCTGGAAAAACATCACTACACCAGAAAAATCAAAAGTAGCAGAAACTCTTACAGAATTTCGTGGCAACTATATTTACAATTTGTTGGATGAAAACATCAAGCGTTTCAACGCCGAAGTTCCGATATTGGCACAGTGGGACGACCACGAAACAAGAAACAATTGGTATCCTGGACAAACTATCCTCAACGATGACCGTTATATAGTTAAGGATGTTAACTTGCTAGCTAAAAGAGCAAGGCAAGCATTTTTGGAATATCTGCCTATTGGGTATACAACCAATGAGCCAGACAAAGCGAAAATTTATCGCTTCTTTAAGCATGGCCCATTATTAGACATTTTCATGCTGGATGAGCGCACCTATCGGGGGCCGAATAGCCCTAATAATCAGCCAGTACCAAGTAAAGACACAGAATTTACCGGTAGAACACAAATACAATGGTTAAAAAGGCAATTGCTATCATCAAAAGCAACATGGAAAGTGATTGCTAGTGATATGCCTCTGGGATTGATAGTGAGAGATGGTAGCACAAACTTTGAAGCTTGGGCTAACGGAGATGGCCCGGCTTTAGGAAGAGAACTAGAACTTGCAGATTTACTCAGATTTATCAAAAATAAGAATATCCAGAATGTTGTTTGGTTAACTGCTGATGTACATTACGCAGCAGCCCACTATTATGACCCCAGCAAAGCACAGTTTACAGATTTTAAGCCTTTTTGGGAGTTTGTCGCCGGGCCTCTGAACTCTGGCACATTTGGGCCAAACCAACTAGAAAATACCTTTGGCCCCCAATTGATATTTCAAAGCCTTCCTCCAGGTACAAAAGCAAATCGTCCCCCAAGTGAAGGTTTGCAATTCTTTGGAGGAGTCAAAATTGATGCTTATACAAAGGTGATGACTGTAACATTGCGTAACTTGGCTGGAGAGACTGTTTATAGTGTAGATTTACCGCCAGAAAAATAA
- a CDS encoding type II toxin-antitoxin system ParD family antitoxin has product MRTYIEEQVAQGDYSSISEYFRELVRQDQKQRAKERLETMLLEGLNSGNATEMTVQDWEDIRQTIRQRMNKHQDTI; this is encoded by the coding sequence ATGCGAACTTATATAGAAGAACAGGTAGCTCAAGGTGATTATAGCAGTATCAGCGAATATTTTCGTGAATTAGTGCGACAAGACCAAAAACAGAGAGCTAAAGAACGTCTAGAAACAATGCTTCTGGAAGGATTAAACTCTGGGAATGCAACAGAAATGACTGTTCAAGATTGGGAAGATATCCGTCAAACAATCCGACAAAGAATGAACAAACATCAAGATACAATTTAA